A stretch of DNA from Micromonospora sp. WMMD1155:
GCACCCGTTCACGCTCGGCATCGACCTGGAGGACATCGGTGGGCCGAGCGCCGGCCTGATGTTCGCGCTGGGGATCGTGGACAAGCTGACCCCGGCGGATCTCACCGGGGGTCAGGTCATCGCCGGCACCGGCACCATCGACGACGAGGGCGCGGTCGGCCCGATCGGCGGGATCGCCCAGAAACTCGTCGGCGCGAAGCGTGCCGGGGCGAAGGTGTTCCTGGTTCCGGCGGACAACTGCGCCGAGGCGGTCCGCAATCCGCAGCCGGATCTGCCCCTGTTGCGGGTGGGTTCGTTGGACGAGGCATTGACCGCCCTGGAGACGTTGCGCGGGGGCGGTCAGCCGACCCGATGCTGACCGATGTGACCGCGCCCCGACACGTTCAGGATCACCCCGTACTCTGGGTGCCTGGTCGGAGCCGATCACATCGAGCGTGCGGAGCCAACAGTGGTCATGCGTAGCAGCAGCCCCCTCCCGAGGATGAGCCGGCGCGGGCGCGTCACCATCGCTGTCCTGGTCGGGGTTTTCGTGCTCTTCACCCTGCTCGGGTGGGGTGTCCAGGCGTGGACCGACTGGCTCTGGTTCGACGAGGTCCGTTACACCGAGGTCTTCACCGGGGTCCTGCTGACCCGGCTGGTGCTGTTCCTCGCCGTCGGCCTCGGCATGGCGGTGATCGTCGGCGGCAACCTGTGGCTGGCCCACCGGTTGCGTCCGCGGCTGCGTCCGCACTCGGTGGAGCAGGCCACCCTGGAGCGCTACCGGATGGTGCTCACCCCGCGACTCGGCACCTGGATCGCGCTGACCGCCGCGGTGGTCGGGCTCTTCGCCGGACTGTCCGCGCAGAACCGGTGGACCCAGTGGATGCTTTTCCGCAACGGCGGTGACTTCGGGATCAAGGACCCGGAGTTCGGGGTGGACATCGGCTTCTACGTCTTCCAGTTGCCGTTCTGGCGTTACCTGCTCGGGGTCGCCTTCACCGCTGTGGTGCTGGCGGTGATCGGCGCGCTGGCGGTGCACTACCTCTTCGGCGGAGTCCGCCTGCAGGGCGTCGGGGACCGGATGAGCAACGCGGCCCGCGCGCACCTGAGCAGTCTGGTCGCGATCTTCGTGCTGTTGAAGGCCGTCGCGTACGTGCTGGACCGGCGGGCGATGCTGCTGGAGTACAACGAGGGCGTCAAGCTGTACGGCGCCGGTTACGCCGACGTCAACGCGCTGCTGCCGGCGAAGGAGATCCTGGCCTACATCTCGATCGTGGTGGCGATCGCGATCATCGTCTTCTCCAACGCCTGGATGCGGAACCTGGTCTGGCCGGGCATCTCGCTGGCGCTGCTCGGCGTCTCCGCGGTGGCCATCGGCGGCATCTATCCCTGGGCGGTGCAGACCTTCGAGGTCAAGCCGAGCGCGAAGGACAAGGAAGCGCCGTACATCCAGCGCAGCATCGACGCGACGCGGGCGGCGTTCGGGCTGGGGGTCACCGAGACGACCCCGTACGCGGCGAACAACCTCACCCCACCGGCGAGCCTGGCCACCGACACCTCGGTGGTGCCGAACGTGCGGCTGCTCGACCCGCAGTTGGTCAGCGAGACGTACACCCAGCTCCAGCAGGTGCGTGGCTTCTACGACTTCGGCCCGAAGCTGGACATCGACAGGTACGGGGTGAACGGCAAGGTCTCCGACTACGTGGTCGGCGTCCGGGAGATCAACTACGGCGAGCTGACCGACCAGCAGAACACCTGGATCAACAGGCACACCGTCTACACCCACGGGTACGGGCTGGTGGCCGCCCCGGCCAACCAGGTGGTCTGTGGCGGGCAGCCGTTCTTCGTCTCCGGCTTCCTCGGCGAGAAGACGCAGGAGGCGTGCTCCTCGCAGACCGAGCAGATCCCGGCCAAGCAGCCGCGGATCTACTACGGCGAGCGGATGGCGGCGGACGACTACGCGATCGTCGGGCAGGCCGACCCGAACAAGAAGGCCGAGTTCGACAGGCCGGTCGGTGAGGGTGGCGGCGAGTCCTACACCTACACCGGCGAGGGCGGCGTGGAGATCGGCTCCTTCGCCCGGCGCCTGCTGTACGCCATCAAGGAGCAGGAGTCGAACTTCCTCCTCTCCGAGGCGGTCAACGACGACTCCAAGCTGCTCTACGTGCGTAACCCGCGGGACCGGGTGGAGAAGGTCGCGCCGTTCCTCACCCTGGACGGCGACCCGTACCCGGCGGTGGTGGACGGTCGGGTGCAGTGGATCGTCGACGGTTACACCACGGCGGCCAGCTACCCGTACGCCGAGCGGGTCAACCTGCAGACCGAGACGACCGACGAGCTGACCAACCGGGGCACGTTCCAGCTGGCCCGGGAGAACGTGAACTACATGCGTAACTCGGTGAAGGCGACCGTCGACGCGTACGACGGCACGGTGACCCTCTACGAGTACGACGACGCCGACCCGGTGCTCAAGGCGTGGAACAAGGCGTTCGGTGGTGACCTGGTCAAGCCGAAGGCGGACATCCCGGTGGAGCTGAACGAGCACTTCCGCTACCCGGCGGACATGTTCAAGGTGCAGCGCAACCTGCTCACCAAGTTCCACGTGACCAACCCGGGCGACTTCTACTCGGCGCAGGACTTCTGGCAGGTGCCCAACGTGCCGGACGCCCCGGACAGCGGTCAGAAGCAGCCCCCGTACTACCTGTTCACCCAGTTCCCGGGGCAGGAGAGCCCTCGGTTCCAGCTCACCTCGGCGGTCACCCCGAACGGCCGGCAGAACCTCGCCGCGCTGATCTCCGGGTCGTACGTCGACGGGAAGCCTCGGTTGGAGGTGCTGGAGTTGCCGGACCAGACCCGGATCTCCGGCCCGGTGCAGGTGCACCAGCAGATGACCAACAACGCGAACATCCGTCAGCAGCTCAACCTGCTCTCCAGCAACCAGGCGCAGGTGCAGTACGGCAACCTGCTCTCGCTGCCCTTCGCCGACGGCATGCTCTACGTCGAGCCGGTCTACGTGAAGAGCAACCAGCAGGACGCGTACCCGCTGTTGCAGAAGGTGCTGCTCTCCTACGGTGACGGTGGCTCCTTCGTGGCGCTCGCCGACAACATCAACGACGGCATCAAGCAGTTGGTCGAGCAGGGCAAGAAGGCCGGGCAGGGCGCGCCGCCGCCACCGCCCCCGGGCGGCAACCCGACGAGCCCGACGCCGACGCCCACGCCCACCGGGACCGCCACGCCGACGCCGACGCCCACACCGAGCGCCGGCACCCCGCCGCCGACCGGTGACCTGGCCGCCGCCGCGGACCGGGTGCAGACCGCGATCACCGAGGTGCGGGCCGCGCAGGCGTCCGGCGACTTCGAGCGGTACGGGCGCGCGCTCAAGACGTTGGACGAGGCGCTGACGGCGTTCCAGCAGGCGCAGCAGGCCGCCGGCACCGGTGGCGCCCCGCCACCGAGTACCAGCCCGAGCGCCGGAGGCTGACCCACCCGCCGGGAGGCGGATCGGAGCCCCCGTCGTCGGACCGCATCGGTCCGGACGGCGGGGGCTTCGCCGTGTCCGGAGATGCACCCGTTTGTCGCCTCGCCGACAGGTGGCCGCAGCCCGCAACCTGGGACACCGGTCCGCCGTCCTCATTTGCAACGGGGTGGGGACGAGGGGGAGCAGCCGTGAGGGATGCGCAGAGTTTCGACGACTTCTACCGCGGCACCGCGCGGCGGATGATGCGGTACGGCTACGCGGTCGCCGGTGACCACAACGAGGCGCAGGATCTGGTGCAGGAGGCGTACACCCGGGCCTGGCGGCAGTGGGGGCGGCTGTCCGAGCATCCGGCGCCGGAGGCGTGGCTGCGACTGGTGGTGGCCCGGTTGGCGACCGACCGCTGGCGGCGGCTGCGTACCCTGCGCGGCGCGCTGCGGATGGCCGGACCCCCGCAGGCGGTCCCCCCGCCCACCGAGGACAGCGTGCTGCTGGTCCAGGCCCTGCGTCAGGTTCCGGCGACCCACCGGCAGGCGTTGGCTCTGCACTACCTGTTCGACATGCCGGTCGACGAGATCGCCCGCGAGGTGGGCGTACCCGTCGGCACGGTGAAGTCCTGGCTCTCCCGGGGCCGTTCCCGGCTCGCCGCGTTGTTGCCCGATCTCGCCGTCGTGGAACTGGAGGCCAGCGATGTCGCGTGAACTGTCTGAGATGTATCGGTCCCTCGCCACCGACGCGGACACCCGTGAGCTGGTCGTCCCCGACGTGCTCCGGCACCAGGCCGACCGTCGGGCCCGTCTCCGTGCGGCCGGTGGCGCGGTGGCCGTGGCGTTGGTGGTGGGGGGCGTGATGATCGGTGGTCAGGTGGTCGCCGTTCCGTCGCCGAAGCCC
This window harbors:
- a CDS encoding UPF0182 family protein, translating into MRSSSPLPRMSRRGRVTIAVLVGVFVLFTLLGWGVQAWTDWLWFDEVRYTEVFTGVLLTRLVLFLAVGLGMAVIVGGNLWLAHRLRPRLRPHSVEQATLERYRMVLTPRLGTWIALTAAVVGLFAGLSAQNRWTQWMLFRNGGDFGIKDPEFGVDIGFYVFQLPFWRYLLGVAFTAVVLAVIGALAVHYLFGGVRLQGVGDRMSNAARAHLSSLVAIFVLLKAVAYVLDRRAMLLEYNEGVKLYGAGYADVNALLPAKEILAYISIVVAIAIIVFSNAWMRNLVWPGISLALLGVSAVAIGGIYPWAVQTFEVKPSAKDKEAPYIQRSIDATRAAFGLGVTETTPYAANNLTPPASLATDTSVVPNVRLLDPQLVSETYTQLQQVRGFYDFGPKLDIDRYGVNGKVSDYVVGVREINYGELTDQQNTWINRHTVYTHGYGLVAAPANQVVCGGQPFFVSGFLGEKTQEACSSQTEQIPAKQPRIYYGERMAADDYAIVGQADPNKKAEFDRPVGEGGGESYTYTGEGGVEIGSFARRLLYAIKEQESNFLLSEAVNDDSKLLYVRNPRDRVEKVAPFLTLDGDPYPAVVDGRVQWIVDGYTTAASYPYAERVNLQTETTDELTNRGTFQLARENVNYMRNSVKATVDAYDGTVTLYEYDDADPVLKAWNKAFGGDLVKPKADIPVELNEHFRYPADMFKVQRNLLTKFHVTNPGDFYSAQDFWQVPNVPDAPDSGQKQPPYYLFTQFPGQESPRFQLTSAVTPNGRQNLAALISGSYVDGKPRLEVLELPDQTRISGPVQVHQQMTNNANIRQQLNLLSSNQAQVQYGNLLSLPFADGMLYVEPVYVKSNQQDAYPLLQKVLLSYGDGGSFVALADNINDGIKQLVEQGKKAGQGAPPPPPPGGNPTSPTPTPTPTGTATPTPTPTPSAGTPPPTGDLAAAADRVQTAITEVRAAQASGDFERYGRALKTLDEALTAFQQAQQAAGTGGAPPPSTSPSAGG
- a CDS encoding SigE family RNA polymerase sigma factor codes for the protein MRDAQSFDDFYRGTARRMMRYGYAVAGDHNEAQDLVQEAYTRAWRQWGRLSEHPAPEAWLRLVVARLATDRWRRLRTLRGALRMAGPPQAVPPPTEDSVLLVQALRQVPATHRQALALHYLFDMPVDEIAREVGVPVGTVKSWLSRGRSRLAALLPDLAVVELEASDVA